The Candidatus Beckwithbacteria bacterium DNA window AGCGTTTGAGCCGTATCAAGATAAAGTCAACGGTGAAACTGTTTTTGTCGGCCATTCAATGGGACCGGGGTTTTTCTTAAGATTATTAGAGAGAAGGACGAGCCCGATTAAGACGGCAATTTTAGCGGCGCCGTTTGATGGTTTTATCGGAGAAGAACCATATGACACGCTTAATAAAACTTTTATAGATCATCCGTTTGACTTTGTAAAAATTAAACAAAATTGTCATCAGTTTGTCGTGATGGTCGGTGACGACGATCCCTATGTAGCGATTAAATTTCCCCAGAGAATTGCGGACAATTTAGGGGTGAAACTGCAGATTATTAAGGGCGGGAAGCATTTAAATAGCGAGGCCGGTTATACGAAATTTCCGGAAGCGTTGGAAGAGATAAAGAAACTTATTTAAGTTTTTGTGGTAAAATCAAAGCGATGGCTGACGGGCAGATTAGACAACTGGCGGCAATTTCTCCACTAGACGGAAGATATCAGGATAAAGTCAAAGAACTAGAAAAATATTTCAGCGAAGGCGCTTTAATTAAACAAAGAGTTTGGGTAGAAGCAAAATATGTGTTGGCATTGGTCGATTTTTTAGAAACCGTGAAGGTTTCGGGACAGGAAAAACAGCGATTATTAACGTGGGCAAAAAATTTAACGGATAAAGATTGTTTAAGAGTCAAAAAGATTGAGGCAGAAATTAATCATGATGTTAAGGCGGTGGAGTATTTTATCAGAGAAAATTTAGGCAAGTTGGGCTTAAAAAAATTATCGGTTTGGATCCATTGGGGCTTGACCAGCGAGGATGTGAATAATCTGGCTTATGGTGTGATTTTGTCGCGGTTTAAGAAAGAACAATTAGTGGTTTTAGAAAAGAAAGTTATAGAAAAACTACTGAAAATGGCCGGGAAATATACAAGCGTGGTGATGCCGGCTAGGACACACGGACAAATAGCGGTGCCGACGACGGTCGGGAAAGAATTGGCGGTGTTTGTCGGGCGGGCCAGCTGGTGGCTGAAGAAAATTAAAGAGCAAAAACTGGGCGGTAAACTCAATGGAGCAGTAGGGAATTTTAATGCTCAAGTTAAGCTTTATCCGAAAAAAGACTGGTTAAATTTCAGCCAGAAATTTATCAGTGGCTTGGGTTTACAGCCGGTAGCGGTCACTACCCAGATTGAACCGGGTGACCGGACAGCACTCTTTTTAGACTTAATCAGGGGACTGAATAATGTTTGGCTGGATTTGAGTAAAGACTGCTGGCTGTATATTTGTTTGGATTATTTTAAACAAAAGGGGACAGGGAAAGAGGTCGGGTCGTCAACGATGCCGCATAAAGTCAACCCCATTGATTTTGAAAACGCTGAGGGAAATCTGGAATTGGCCAATAGTATTTTAATGATGATGAGTAATAAATTGATGATTTCGCGCTTGCAGCGAGACTTGTCAGATTCGACGGTGAAGCGGAACTTTGGGGTGGTCTTCGGCCATACAGCATTAGCGATTAAAAGTCTGATGAAGGGATTGGGGAAGATTGAGCCTAACACGGAATTTTTAAAACAGGAAATTAAAAATCATCCGGAAATGCTGGGAGAGTTGGAACAGTTGAAGATGAAAGTGGCTGGTGATGAGCAGGCTTATGAAAAAATAAAGAAAATGACAAGAGGGAAAGGGGTAGGCCCCACTTTTCCGGCCAGTTGGCGGATTCGTGGGGCAATGGAATACATTGGTTTAGCGGAAAAAATTACTAAATTAGTGATTAAAAAATAAGATGAACATTGCGATTATCGGAACCCAATGGGGGGATGAAGGTAAAGGCAAGATTGTTGATTTATTAACGCAAAAAAAGAAAGTTAAAGCAGTGGTGCGCTACCAGGGTGGTCCGAATGCCGGCCATACGGTGGTCGTCCGGGGCGAAAAACATGCCTTTCATTTATTACCGTCAGGCATTCTTTATCCGGATAAAACCTGCGTGATTGGCAACGGAGTGATTATTGATCCGGCAGTGTTGGCAGAAGAGATTAAAATTTTGGAAGACAGCGCCGGTAAAAAACATGCCCGGATTTTGATTTCCGAAAAATGCCATTTAATTATGCCATGGCATAAAATAAGGGATGTTTTAGACTGCGGCAAAATCGGGACAACCGGCCGGGGTATCGGTCCTTGTTATGAAGACGCGGTGGGCCGAAGAGGAATTCGGCTGATAGATGCGGCTAATAAAAAAAGGCTGGGTTTAAGGATTAAAGAGGAACTGACTTGGAATCGGTGTCTGATTAAGACCTGGAAGGGAAAGTTTAATTTAAGCAGCGAGAAAATTTTAAGTGATTATTGGCAGGCATTAGAGGGGATTAAGAAAAACCCATTGATTCAAATTGGTGACGTGACCGAGTGGTTGTGGGAAACGGAAAGAAAGGGCGGGGAAATAATTTTTGAAGGGGCTCAGGCGACGCTTTTGGATATAAATCACGGCACATATCCGTTTGTGACCTCATCGAATTCGACGGTGGGTGGTTTATTAACCGGGACAGGCTTCCGGCCGAAAAAGCTTGAGGTGATTGGAGTGGTAAAAGCTTACACGACTCGTGTCGGCAGTGGGCCGTTCCCGACAGAATTAATTAATAAAACCGGGGAGAGAATCCGGGAGATTGGCCACGAATACGGGACGACGACCGGCCGGCCGCGGCGCTGCGGCTGGTTGGATATTCCCAGTTTAATTTATGCGAAAAAGATTAATAATTTGGACAGCTTAGCGATGACGAAACTGGATGTGTTAACAGGAATTGGGGCGTTGAAGATTAAAGTCAATCCGAATTTTAGCGTGGATACGGTCGAGTTAAGCCGGCAACGGCCGGTTTACGAAACTCTATCTGGTTGGAATGAGAATATTGCTAAAATCAGGCGGTTTGAGCAGTTGCCTCAAGCGGCAAAGAAGTATATAAAAAGAGTGGAGCAGTTAACCGGACTACCAATAAAGTTAATCGGCGTCGGCTCGGACCGGCGGGCAATTATTAGAAAAAATGTCTAAGATATTTTATAAAGCTTTGGGAAAAACAGAAATTTGGCCGGAAATTTCCGGGGCCAACCCTTGTGAGATTACGTATGATGATGTATTAATTGTGCCGCAGGCGGATACTAATGTTGCCTCCAGAAAAAACCCGGATATTTCCGTCAATTTGGGACCGTACCATTTAACCAAGCCGATTATCGTGGCGCCGATGGATACGATTTGCGGGGAGAAAATGATCCGGTTAATGCATAAACTTGGCGGAATCGGAACTTTACCCAGGGGTGATTTGAAAAAAAACAGCGAGCTTTGCCGACAACTGACTAAAGAGAAAATCCGGTGCGTTTATGCCATTGGAATGAGAAATCATCTGGAACAGGCGAAAACATATAAAAAATGCGGGGCTAAGGCGGTTTTGTTGGATGTGGCCCATGGGGGAATGCGGTCGGTGGTGCAAGCGGCCAAAGAGATTAAGAAAAAATTAAAACTGACGGTGATATGCGGCAATATTGCTAATTATTCTCAGGTGATGGAATACCAGCGGGAGGGGTTGGAAGTTGTCAGAGTGGGGGTCGGGCCGGGGGGTTTATGTATTACCCGGTTAGTGGCCGGGGCCGGATTGCCGCAAATGGCGGCAGTTTTAGAAACGGCAGAAAGCGGTTTACAGATTATTGCTGACGGTGGTATTAGGAAGCCGGCAGATATGGCGAAAGCGATTGCGGCGGGAGCAAGCTTGGTGATGATTGGGTCATTGTTGGCAGGGACAGAAGAAACACCAGGAGAGGTGATTGGCGGGAAGAAGAAAGCGCGCGGGCAGGCATCGGCAGATTACATGAAAGACAATGGGGTAGAGTTAGGCGAATTTAGGGCGGCAGAGGGGATTTATACCATGGTAGAAGTTAAAGGTTCAGCCGAGCACGTGATTAATGATTTGGCGGCTGGTTTAAGAAGTGCGATGTCCTACACCGGAGCGTCAAACCTGAAAGAATTTCAGGAAAAAGCTCAGTTTGTGTTAGTGTCCAAGGCGACGATTAGGGAAAATCAAGCGCACATACTTTGGGATTGATATTTAACGCAATAGATGCGATAATTGTTGCGGAGATTACTTATGTTTCATCCGAAATTTTCGATTACCAATCCGATTTTAAAACACATCGGCCAGATTGAAGGGGCGAAAGAAGTGGTGGATTATGCAGTGATGGTGCCGGCGTGGGAGGCGAAGTTTAAAGAGGAAGCAAAGGTACGGACAGTACATTTCGGCACGAAAATCGAAGGCAATGAACTGAATTATTCTCAGGCGCAGAGGGTGATGGAGGGAGAGGAAGTGATTGCCCGGGAGCGGGATATCCAGGAAGTGATTAATTACCGGAATGTGTTGGAATATATTGATCGGTTGGGCGAACGATACAATATCGAAGGGCCGGGAAGGGCAACGGCCTATTCAGAATCGTGGTTGAAAAAAATGCATGAATTGACGACGGAAAAGGTTTTGGAAAAAGAAAATCGGGGGGAATATAGGGAAAACAGCGTGGTAATTAAAAACAGTTTTACCGGCGAGGTCAGCTTTCGACCGCCCATGGCTTTAGAAGTACGGGTGCAAATTGAGGAGTTTTTCAGTTGGATAAACAGCGACTTAGGACAAGATATTCACCCAATTTTGAGGGCAGGAATTACTCATTATGAGTTGGTGAGAATTCACCCGTTTGTGGATGGTAACGGCCGGGTGGCCCGGGCTTTTGCCCTATTGGTTTTGTACCGCGAGGGGTATGATGTGAAGCGGTTTTTTTCCTTGGAAGAATATTTTGATAAAAATGCGGAAGAGTATTATGTAGCGCTGCAGTCTGTCTCAAGAAAGAACGGCGATTTAACTTTATGGCTGGAATTTTTTACCAAAGCTTTAGCGATAGAGCTTAATAAAATTAAAGACCGGGTCAGAAGTTTGTCAATTGATTTCCGGTGGCGGGACCGGCTGGGTCGACAGATTGCTTTATCGGAAAGGCAGATTAAATTAATTGAATATTTGACGGAAAAAGAGCAATTAATTGTAAAAGATGGCCGGGCGGTGCTGCCGAACGTGTCGGACGATACGATTTTAAGAGATATTAAAGATTTGATGGCAAAGGGAGTGGTAAAGAAACGCGGCAGCACTAAAAATGCTTATTACGTGATGAAGAAATAGAAGTTAATTGGCTCGACATGCAAAATTTCCAGGTGCTCAATCGTTTGCGACTCTTCTCGGCGTTTCGCCGGGAATCTCGCCAGACATCTTGCGCTCCTGAAATTTGTATATCTGCGCCAACATTATTTTTTAGCTATAATCAGGTATGAAGTTTAAAAAATTGGCAGAATATTTGGAGAAGATTGAAAAAACAGCCTCTAGGTTAGAAATGACGCGGCATTTGGCGGAATTGTATCAGGAAGCGAGCGGGGAGGAAATTGATCAAATTGTGTATTTGTCGCTGGGGAATTTAAGGCCAAAATTTGAAGGAATCGAGTTTAATTTGGGCGAAAAAATGATCCTGAGGGTGATTGCCGGAGCTTACGGTATGGAGTTAAAAAAAGTAGAGGCAGAATATAAGAAAAGGGGGAATTTGGGGGAGGTAGTAAAAACATTGGGTGTAACCTCGCCAAAAGCTGACGCATTTAGGCGGGCAGGAAATCTTTCAGTGGCGGAAGTATATAAAAAATTATTTGATATTGCGATGGATGAAGGCCAGGGAAGCCAGGACAGAAAAGTAAATAATATGGCGAGATTGTTGCAGGATTTGGATAATTTGTCGGCCGGATTTACCGTGCGGATTCCGGTTAATAATTTACGGCTGGGGTTTTCAGAAATGACGGTTTTGGATGGGTTGTCCTGGATGGCGAAAGGCGATAAAAGTCTCAGGCCGGATTTGGAGCGGGCATTTAATGTGAATGCGGACATCGGCAAAATTGCCAGAATTTTTAAACAAGAAGGCTTAAAAGGGATTAGCGGAGTTAAAGCAATACTGGGAGTGCCGATTAGGCCAGCCAAGTCCGAACGGCTCCCCAGCGCGGAGAAAATTGTGGAAAAGTTAAGCGTGTTTGCGGTGGAAGGGAAGTGGGATGGTTTGAGAGTCCAGATTCATTATGATAAGGGGAAATATGTGAAGTTGGCGGGTCAGGAAGATTTATTTGGGGCTAAGAAAAGAAATTTTGTGAGAATTTTTTCAAGAAACCTGGATAATATGACTGAAATGTTTCCGGATATTGCCAAAGCCTGTGAAAGTTTACCAGTAAAAAGCGTGATTCTAGACGGAGAAGCGGTGGGTTGTGATCCGAAAACAGGCAAATTGTTAGCGTTTCAGGAAACAGTGCAGAGAAAAAGAATCCATGGGGTGGGACAAAAAGCCGAGGAAATGCCGATAAAGGTATTTATTTACGACATTTTGCTACTCAATGGGGAGAATTTAATTGAAAAGACTTTTAGGGAAAGAAGAAAGTTATTGGAAAAGACCCTGAACCACTCGCAAAGCTTGGGTTCAGGGCAAGTATTAAATTTAGCGGATCAAGAAATTATTAGTGATGTTAAAAGACTGCGGGAGTTGATGACGAAATATTTAAAGATGGGACTGGAAGGAGTGATGTGTAAGAAGTTAACGACCAGTTATCAGGCAGGGGCGAGAAATTTTAACTGGGTGAAACTGAAAAAAGCGACCGAGGGCGAGTTGGTGGACACAATCGACTGTGTAGTGATGGGCCATTATTTAGGTAAGGGAAAACGGACGGGGTTTGGAGTAGGGGCGTTCTTAGTGGGGGTTGTTGACCCGACTTCGCCAAAGGCTTCGTCGGGCGCAGTCGGCTCGATTGCCAAGATTGGTACAGGTTTAACCGATGAGCAGTGGCGGGAGTTAGCCACGAGATGCAAGAAGCTAGAGGTTAACAAAAAGCCGGAAGAATACTTGGTGGATAAGAATTTGGACTGTGATGTTTGGGTAAGGCCGGAGTTAATTACCGAAATTTTGGCGGATGAGATTACCAGAAGCCCGATTCACGCGTTTGGACTAGCCTTGCGCTTTCCGCGGTTAGTCAATTTCCGGGATGATAAAAACTTAAGCGAAGCGACGAGCAGAAAAGAGCTGGAAAGATTATTTAAACTACAAAAAATTACTTCTTGAGATTTTTTAGAAACGGGGTGTAGAGGTCATCGCGAGGAGAGATAAAAAATTCTTGGGTGTGATCTTTTTGGTCAAACTGAATTTTGGAATAGCCGCGGATTAGACAAAGCGGAGTTTGTTCGTTGCCTTCGCCCATATGGACGACGGCTAAAGCGGATAAAGCGTCAATTAAATTGGAGCTGGCCCTTACCAGGGGCCGATTGAAAATATCGGTTTTATCAGTGTAGAAATAAACCGGATTCAGTCCGAAAAAACCGATGGCAATACCCAGGTGACCCCAGCGGAAGGGAAGACAAAAAGAATCGGCAATAATAATCCCGAGGTGTTTGAGGGAAAATTTTTTAGTTAAGTAGGCCCAAATTTTTTTGGCTTCCAGATGCGGGTTTTTTGGCCATAAAACGTAATAACCATTGGCATTAGAGCGATCGATGCCGGCAAAAGGAGTGAGGGTGTGGTCTTTGACAGTCATAGAGGAGGGGTTGTCTGGGAGGTAGGCGTCGGCCTCTTGTTTGATTAAAGCAATCCGGTCGGTAGTGGGGGTTATCCTGACGGTCCGGCCCTGAGAAATACTGACGATTTTGGAAGTAATGACCAAAATATCCTTGTCTTTTAAAACAGATAAATATTCATCTAACAGATTGTAAAGATCGTCTTTTGGGGGCAGGAATTTCCGGGTTTTGATAGGGAGAAATTTCATGGCATAATCATATCATGGCGGAACAAGCAGGTTTAACTAATAAAGAAGCTGAAGAGAGATTAAAACAATTCGGGGAGAATAAGTTAAAAGAGAAAAAAGGTTTCAGTGGTTTAAAGATTTTATTGTCCCAATTTAAGTCGCCGCTAATTTATATTTTAGTGATTGCCAGCGGGGTGACTTGGGTAATGGGTGATACTGTGGATGCGGGCGTGATTGGTGCGGCAGTCATTTTGAACACAATTTTAGGATTTTTTCAGGAACTAAAGGCAGAAAAGGGATTAGAGGCATTGTCGAAAATTCTGACACCGAAAGCTAAAGTAATCAGAGACGGACAGAGACAAATAATTGAGGCAAAAGAGGTGGTGCCGGGGGATGTGTGTATCTTGGAAATGGGAGAAAAAGTAGCGGCAGACGGGGTAATGATTGAGGTAAACAACTTAAGTTTAAACGAAGCAATGCTGACAGGGGAGAGTCAAGCGGTTAATAAGCGGGTCGACGATGAAGTTTATATGGGGACAATTGTGGTGAGCGGGATTGCTAAGATGTTAGTTAAGACTACGGGGCAGAAAACAAAGATGGGGAAGATTGCCGAAAGCTTGGCAGAAACTGAGGAGCCAGCCACTCCTTTACAAAAACAGCTGAATCGGTTTGCCGGAAAATTAACAGTTATCATCGGCTTGATTTGCGGGTTAATTTTTATAATTGGTTGGTTAAAAGGCCATCCGTTGGTAGAAATTTTTACTACCAGCGTAGCAATAGCGGTGGCGGCGATTCCGGAAGGCTTGGTAATTGCGCTGACGGTGATTTTGGCCATAGGTATGCAGAGGATTTTTAAGCGGAAAGCCTTAGTGAGGAAGCTGTTGGCCGCAGAAACACTTGGGAGTGTGACAGTGATTGCTTGCGATAAAACCGGGACTTTAACGGAAGGGAAAATGACAGTAGTTAAAGCGTTGACGGACGATGAACCATTACTAAGGAAAGCAGCGGTGTGGTGCAATGACTTACGAGACCCGTTGGAGATTGCCATGAAAGACTGGGCGGGCGAACAAGAAAAAACTAGCAGATTGGATAGCATTCCGTTTGACCCGAAGACTAAACTGATTGTTACTTTGCATTTGGGATTAATGTTGGTTTCCGGGGCGCCGGAAGTGGTGCTGGGAAAATGTAAAATAAAAAACGAAGAAAGAAAAATAATTTTAAAACAGTTTGAGACCGAAGCAAAATTAGCTCACCGGCTGGTAGGGTTTGCCTATAAGAATATAGGTAACAAAAGTAGGATAGGTAGTATAAGTAATGACTTAATCTGGCTGGGGGTGTTGGTTTATGAAGATCCTATCAGAGAAGGAGTTAAAGACGCTTTAATTGAAGCAAGACAGGCGGGGATAAAAGTAATTTTAATAACCGGTGATTTTCAGGAGACGGCCTGGGCGATTGCCGGGAAATTGGGGATTGCTAAAGAGGATGTTTATAGCCGGGCAACGCCGGAGCAAAAACTAAAAATTGTGGAAGAATTGCAGGCGCGGGGGGAAGTGGTAGCAATGACCGGTGACGGAGTTAATGACGCGCCGGCGTTAAAAAAAGCCGATATCGGAATTGTGGTAGCCGATGCTTCAGCGGTAGCCCAGGAGACGGCGGACATGGTTCTTTTGGACTCTAATTTTGCCACAATTTTAGCGGCGGTGGAGGAGGGAAGAAACATTTTCCTGAATTTAATTAAAGTAGTTTATTACTTGATGGCCAATGCCTTTGCGGAAGTGACAGTAGTGGTGGGAAGTATGATTTTTAACTGGCCGTTGCCGGTGACCGCGGCGCAGATTTTATGGATTAATTTAGTGAATGATAGTTTGCCGACTTTTGCTTTGATTATTGATCCGCGAACGAAGAATCTGATGAAAGATAAACCAATCGGGCAGAAACGGGAACTGATGGATAGAGAGATGAAATTGACGGTTGTTTTAGTGTCTTTGGTGACGGGATTGACGGCTTTAGCCGCTTTTTACTTTAATTTAAGGTGGGGCGGTAATTTAAATTTGTCCCGGTCGGTGGCATTTACGATTGTGGCGGTAGCGCCGCTTTTATACAGCCTGTACATAGGCAGTTTTATTAATTTTTGGTTGTGGCTGGCGGTCGGAGCAGGCGTGGGATTGCAGGTTTTAGTTTTGTATTTACCGGCCTTACAAAGAATATTTAAGACAGAACCATTAGGAATAAATAATTGGTTACTGGTAGGGGGAGCGAGTATTATGATTATAATGATGATTGAAGTGATTAAATTAAGGTTTAATAAAAAATGATACTAATTTATTTTTTGCTAACGGTAGGATTTTGTCTACTGCTCATTAAAGCAACGGATATTTTGACTGACTGTGTGCACCATTTTTCGAGTTTTACCGTTTTGAATAAATTTGCAGCGACAGCCTTATTGATTGCTTTAGTGAATGCCTTGCCGGAATTAATGGTGGGAATCAATGCGGTTTTAGCCGGGAAATCAGCCTTAGCGTTCGGGACAATTTTAGGGAGTAATATTGCCAATTTAAGCTTGGTAGTGGGCGGGGCGGCTTTGGTCAGCGGCAGCGTGGCTGTTTCCGGCGAGTGGTTGCGGCAGGACACTATGAACATTTTTTTAACTGCTTTACTGCCGATTAGTTTATTGGTGGATGGACGGATATCCAGGCTTGAAGGGTTAATTTTAATTGCGATTTACATTTTTTATGCAATTTCTTTGCTAAGAGGCCGGCAACAAGGAGGATATTATCCTCAGGAAGGCGATTATCGCCTGAGGCGATTATTATTAACCAAAAATAAGCAAAAAAAAATAACTTGGTGGTTCGGGTGGTTTATAGTCGGGGGGATAATGTTGATTGTCAGCGGTGAGATGGTGGTAAAGTATGGTTTAGCCTTAGCCAATATTTTAAGCATACCGGCATTTTTGATTGGTTTACTGATGGCGGTGGGGACAACTTTACCGGAACTATTTTTTGAGATTGAGGCGATCAGAAAACATGAAGCGGCCATGGTTTGGGGAAATTTATCAGGCCAATTAATGGCCAATTCCGCCTTAACCTTAGGAATCTTAAGTTTAATCAGTCCGATCGTACTGCCTGACGGTTTAACGGCTTATTTGCTGACAATTAGCAGTTTTGTTTTGGTGTGTATCCTGTTTTGGATTTTCACTAAAACTAAAAAGAAACTGGAGCGGTGGGAGGGAGCAGCGTTGGTGGGGGTGTATTTGGTGTTTATGGCAGTGGAATGGTTGACAAAATAGAGATGTATTTGACTCGACATACGAAATTTTATCGTGCTCACGCGTGCCCGAAGGGCAACATGATTGCGCGCGAAAAATTTGTATGCCTGCGTCAAAATTATTTTATATCTGCTTAAGTTTCTTTTGAAAAAGATTGACTGCATTGCCTGTGCCAACTTTCGATTTATGTTGACTATTATAACTTGAGTGTTATAGTACGGTTATAACTGCCCGGAAAGGCAGTTTTTTATGGGAAAAGATTCAGCTAAAACACCAGAGCAGTCAAGGGCAGAATGGTTAATACAAGAAAATAAATGCCTCAATAAACAGCCGTGGAGACCGTTGAATGGACATGTAGAAGCGGTGGCTTATGTAATTATGGGACGAAAAATTCCTTCAGATTGTTTACAAGTATTAGAATCAACGACAAAAGGATCAGCAGTTTTTGATATGACATCTATGTGGAATTTATTGGTAGAAAAAAAAGAAGGCATAGAACATCTGACTTTACCCTATAAAACAACTTTATCAGAATTAATTGCTGATAATTTTGATAAAGATCTAGAAAGAGATGTCTGCTGGGCCTATGTTTGCCCTGATGATGATATCGGTGAGGTTAAAAGTCAGTTGTTGCAAGATGCGGCTGAAATCATGGGGCGGAGCTTAAGTTAAGTTGATTTGCTACAATAGGCGTATGCAGATTGTGGCGGATTTACATCTTCATTCCAAGTATTCGCGGGCGGTATCACCGGAGATGATGACGTCAGTCATGGCTAAATGGGCGGAGAAAAAAGGGATTGATTTACTGGCAACCAGCGACTGGACGCACCCGTTATGGCTGAAAGAATTGGAAACGTTTTTAGAAGAGGATGGGGAAGGAATATTTAAAGTTAAAAACAGTCCGAGCAAAACCAGATTTCTTTTATCAACAGAGATTGCCAATATTTATACAGATAAAAACAAAGGGAGAAGAATACACACGCTTTTTTGGTCGCCCAGTTTTCAAACCGTGCATAAAATTAATGAGGAATTAGCGAAACGGGGTGGGAATTTATTAAGTGACGGCCGGCCGATTTTGGGGTTAACTTTAAAACAAATGTGCGAAGTGGTGTGGGGGATTGACGAGCGGGTGTTGGTAGTGCCGGCGCACGCCTGGACGCCGTGGTTTGCGATTTTCGGCTCCAAGTCCGGATTTGACTCAATTGAAGAGGCTTTCGGTGAGTTCTCTGACCGGATTTATGCGGTGGAAACCGGGTTGTCCTCGGATCCGTTAATGAATTGGCGGATAAAAGATTTGGAAAAACGGGCGATTGTCAGCTTTTCCGATTCGCACAGTCCGAGAAAAATGGGACGGGAAGCGACGGTCTTTGAATTTAGTGGGGACAAGTTGAAGTTCGATGATATTGCTGGAGCAATTAAACAAGATAAAGATAGTCGGTGCCGGATTGCTTATACAATTGAGTTTCATCCGGAAGAGGGGAAGTATCATTATACCGGCCACCGGGCCTGCGGTGTGGTGCAGTCGCCGGAAGAAACGAGAAAAAACGGGACGACTTGCCATGTTTGCGGCCGGCCATTAACAGTGGGTGTGATGCATCGGGTGGATGAGTTGGATCAGGTTAATAAAGAGTTAAAAGCAATAGAAAAATCCAGTGAGGCCGGGGTGGTGGGTTATTATCATCCGACGGATAAATCCAGACCGCCGTACGTGATGCTGGTGCCATTGGGAGAGATTTTGGCAGAAAGTTTGGGGACGAATACAGCCAGTAAAAGAGTGGACGAAATGTATGAAAAAATGATTAGCGTTTTAGGTAACGAATTGGACATTTTATTAAAAAAAGATTTGCAGGAAATTAGCAAAATAGCGGGAGAAAAAGTGGCTGAAGGTGTTGCTAAGGTCCGGTCGGGCAAGATTGTTATTAACCCTGGTTATGACGGAGTATTTGGGGTAGTA harbors:
- a CDS encoding HAD-IC family P-type ATPase; its protein translation is MAEQAGLTNKEAEERLKQFGENKLKEKKGFSGLKILLSQFKSPLIYILVIASGVTWVMGDTVDAGVIGAAVILNTILGFFQELKAEKGLEALSKILTPKAKVIRDGQRQIIEAKEVVPGDVCILEMGEKVAADGVMIEVNNLSLNEAMLTGESQAVNKRVDDEVYMGTIVVSGIAKMLVKTTGQKTKMGKIAESLAETEEPATPLQKQLNRFAGKLTVIIGLICGLIFIIGWLKGHPLVEIFTTSVAIAVAAIPEGLVIALTVILAIGMQRIFKRKALVRKLLAAETLGSVTVIACDKTGTLTEGKMTVVKALTDDEPLLRKAAVWCNDLRDPLEIAMKDWAGEQEKTSRLDSIPFDPKTKLIVTLHLGLMLVSGAPEVVLGKCKIKNEERKIILKQFETEAKLAHRLVGFAYKNIGNKSRIGSISNDLIWLGVLVYEDPIREGVKDALIEARQAGIKVILITGDFQETAWAIAGKLGIAKEDVYSRATPEQKLKIVEELQARGEVVAMTGDGVNDAPALKKADIGIVVADASAVAQETADMVLLDSNFATILAAVEEGRNIFLNLIKVVYYLMANAFAEVTVVVGSMIFNWPLPVTAAQILWINLVNDSLPTFALIIDPRTKNLMKDKPIGQKRELMDREMKLTVVLVSLVTGLTALAAFYFNLRWGGNLNLSRSVAFTIVAVAPLLYSLYIGSFINFWLWLAVGAGVGLQVLVLYLPALQRIFKTEPLGINNWLLVGGASIMIIMMIEVIKLRFNKK
- a CDS encoding sodium:calcium antiporter, whose translation is MILIYFLLTVGFCLLLIKATDILTDCVHHFSSFTVLNKFAATALLIALVNALPELMVGINAVLAGKSALAFGTILGSNIANLSLVVGGAALVSGSVAVSGEWLRQDTMNIFLTALLPISLLVDGRISRLEGLILIAIYIFYAISLLRGRQQGGYYPQEGDYRLRRLLLTKNKQKKITWWFGWFIVGGIMLIVSGEMVVKYGLALANILSIPAFLIGLLMAVGTTLPELFFEIEAIRKHEAAMVWGNLSGQLMANSALTLGILSLISPIVLPDGLTAYLLTISSFVLVCILFWIFTKTKKKLERWEGAALVGVYLVFMAVEWLTK
- a CDS encoding endonuclease Q family protein gives rise to the protein MQIVADLHLHSKYSRAVSPEMMTSVMAKWAEKKGIDLLATSDWTHPLWLKELETFLEEDGEGIFKVKNSPSKTRFLLSTEIANIYTDKNKGRRIHTLFWSPSFQTVHKINEELAKRGGNLLSDGRPILGLTLKQMCEVVWGIDERVLVVPAHAWTPWFAIFGSKSGFDSIEEAFGEFSDRIYAVETGLSSDPLMNWRIKDLEKRAIVSFSDSHSPRKMGREATVFEFSGDKLKFDDIAGAIKQDKDSRCRIAYTIEFHPEEGKYHYTGHRACGVVQSPEETRKNGTTCHVCGRPLTVGVMHRVDELDQVNKELKAIEKSSEAGVVGYYHPTDKSRPPYVMLVPLGEILAESLGTNTASKRVDEMYEKMISVLGNELDILLKKDLQEISKIAGEKVAEGVAKVRSGKIVINPGYDGVFGVVKIWGSLKEINDDKLKSEQPSLF